A region from the Vicia villosa cultivar HV-30 ecotype Madison, WI linkage group LG3, Vvil1.0, whole genome shotgun sequence genome encodes:
- the LOC131655079 gene encoding probable WRKY transcription factor 17, with translation MEFELMEFPNKDEKKAILETASDSINSLNNFVDFLSHKPSHLNSDLTNTTVTNFKKLSNLLNRTGRARFRRAPLPQPPQNLTPTPTPTPSTSTPPLQVQPPQPPQNHSLTLDFTKPNVFRSNPKSLDLEFHKEAFSVSSNSSFLSSAITGDITGDGSVSNGKQGSSLFLNTISAAKPPLSSTSLKNNCHHEHSDNVSGKRSGSNKCHCIKKRKNRMKRTVRVPAVSSRIADIPADEYSWRKYGQKPIKGSAYPRGYYRCSTVKECPARKKVERAMDDPTMLIVTYEEEHRHEIHTAMQENISGSGSMGLVVFESTLGGN, from the exons atggaGTTTGAATTGATGGAATTCCCAAACAAAGATGAAAAGAAAGCAATTCTAGAAACCGCTTCAGATAGCATAAACTCACTCAACAACTTCGTCGATTTTCTCTCTCATAAACCTTCTCATCTAAACTCCGATCTCACAAACACCACCGTAACAAACTTCAAAAAACTCTCCAACTTACTCAACCGTACCGGCCGCGCCCGCTTCCGTCGTGCACCCCTCCCTCAACCACCACAAAACCTCACTCCAACTCCCACTCCCACTCCCTCCACCTCCACACCACCACTTCAAGTTCAACCTCCTCAACCTCCCCAGAACCATTCTTTAACTCTCGATTTCACTAAACCGAACGTTTTCCGATCTAACCCTAAATCCTTAGATCTAGAATTCCATAAAGAAGCCTTCAGTGTTTCCTCTAACTCCTCATTCTTGTCCTCCGCTATCACCGGTGACATCACCGGCGACGGCAGTGTTTCTAACGGTAAACAAGGTTCATCTCTCTTCCTCAACACCATCTCCGCCGCAAAAcctcctctttcatctacatcaTTGAAGAACAATTGCCACCACGAGCACTCCGATAACGTCTCCGGCAAACGCTCCGGTTCTAATAAGTGCCACTGCATCAAGAAAAG gaaaaATCGGATGAAGAGAACGGTGAGGGTACCGGCGGTGAGTTCGAGGATAGCGGATATACCGGCGGATGAATATTCGTGGAGGAAGTATGGTCAGAAGCCGATAAAGGGATCAGCGTATCCAAG GGGGTATTATAGATGCAGTACAGTGAAAGAGTGTCCAGCGAGGAAAAAGGTGGAGAGGGCGATGGATGATCCAACGATGCTGATTGTAACGTATGAGGAGGAGCATCGGCATGAGATTCATACTGCGATGCAGGAGAATATTTCCGGTTCCGGGAGCATGGGTTTGGTGGTGTTTGAGTCAACGTTAGGTGGGAATTAG